One genomic region from Streptomyces venezuelae encodes:
- a CDS encoding exodeoxyribonuclease III has protein sequence MRIATWNVNSITARLPRLLAWLESTGTDVLCIQETKCTAEQFPTEELRALGYESAVNATGRWNGVALVSRVGLADVVTGLPGGPEYEGVEEPRAISATCGPVRVWSVYVPNGREVAHDHYAYKLRWLDALKAAVADDAAGERPFAVLGDYNIAPTDEDVWDIAEFEGLTHVTEPERAALAGLREAGLTDVVPRPLKYDHPYTYWDYRQLRFPKNKGMRIDLVYGNKPFAEAVSDSYVDREERKGKGASDHAPVVVDLDV, from the coding sequence ATGCGCATCGCCACCTGGAACGTCAACTCGATCACCGCCCGGCTGCCCCGCCTCCTGGCCTGGCTGGAGAGCACCGGCACCGACGTGCTGTGCATCCAGGAGACCAAGTGCACCGCCGAGCAGTTCCCCACCGAGGAGCTCCGCGCGCTGGGATACGAGTCGGCGGTCAACGCCACCGGCCGGTGGAACGGCGTGGCCCTGGTCTCCCGCGTCGGCCTCGCGGACGTGGTCACCGGCCTGCCCGGCGGCCCGGAGTACGAGGGCGTGGAAGAGCCGCGGGCCATCTCCGCGACCTGCGGCCCGGTCCGCGTCTGGTCGGTCTACGTGCCGAACGGCCGCGAGGTGGCCCACGACCACTACGCGTACAAGCTGCGCTGGCTGGACGCGCTCAAGGCGGCCGTCGCGGACGACGCGGCGGGGGAGCGCCCCTTCGCCGTCCTCGGCGACTACAACATCGCCCCGACCGACGAGGACGTCTGGGACATCGCCGAGTTCGAGGGCCTCACGCACGTCACGGAGCCGGAGCGGGCCGCGCTCGCGGGCCTGCGCGAGGCCGGTCTGACCGACGTGGTCCCGCGCCCCCTCAAGTACGACCACCCGTACACCTACTGGGACTACCGCCAGCTGCGCTTCCCGAAGAACAAGGGCATGCGCATCGACCTGGTGTACGGAAACAAGCCCTTCGCCGAGGCGGTCTCGGACAGCTACGTGGACCGCGAGGAGCGCAAGGG